Below is a genomic region from bacterium.
CGCCGTTTTTCAACGGCTACCGTCCGCAGTTCTACTTTCGGACGACGGACGTAACGGGTGCGGCGTCGCTGCCTTCGGGAACGGAGATGGTGATGCCCGGGGACAATGTGAACCTGGAGATCGAGCTGATCGCACCGATCGCGATGCAACAGGGCGTTCGGTTCGCGATCCGTGAGGGTGGCCGTACCGTCGGTGCCGGCACCGTCACCGAAATCATCGAGTGACGAGGGATCTCGGCCGAGTCCAAACCCTCAAGAGGCTGCGTAGGTAGAGCAAATACTTGACTAGAACGGTCTTAGGCCAGTAGCTCCAATTGGTAGAGCGTCGGTCTCCAAAACCGAATGTTGGGGGTTCGAATCCCTCCTGGCCTGCCAAGTAACCGAGCGAGCCGCTGAACAACGGAAAAGAAAGAAAACGGAATCTGAATCGTGGCGTCAATAGCTGAGAACTGGAGAAACTTCAAAACGTTCCTGGTCGAGACCAAGGCCGAGATGAACAAGGTGACTTTTCCGGCGCGGCAGGAAGTCATCACGACAA
It encodes:
- the secE gene encoding preprotein translocase subunit SecE, encoding MASIAENWRNFKTFLVETKAEMNKVTFPARQEVITTTSVVVVASVIFALFLWFSDVVILEVYQGILRLIGRA